One segment of Rickettsiales bacterium Ac37b DNA contains the following:
- a CDS encoding helix-turn-helix protein: protein MNLDFDKAIKKLEKNKEVKQYYDELAPKYAIVRNLIKARIESGLSQEEIAERMKTSQSAIARLESGKQLPSLATLFKYAEATGTIPVINFVHPKH from the coding sequence ATGAATCTCGATTTTGACAAAGCAATAAAAAAATTGGAAAAAAATAAAGAAGTAAAACAGTATTATGATGAGTTAGCTCCTAAATACGCAATTGTCCGCAATCTTATAAAAGCTAGAATTGAGTCTGGCCTATCGCAAGAAGAGATTGCTGAGCGTATGAAAACTTCACAATCAGCAATAGCACGTCTTGAGAGTGGTAAGCAATTACCTAGTCTTGCTACTTTATTTAAGTATGCAGAAGCTACTGGTACAATTCCAGTGATAAATTTTGTGCATCCTAAGCATTAA
- a CDS encoding Phage-related protein has translation MDSKEWKIVFLNRKAEDEFHQLPSEMKAHYWHIVSLIKEFGPHNVGMPHIKLIVKKIWEIRVRGKDGIARVLYTTIVNRKLVILRVFIKKTQKTPDAEIRIALKRLKEVEE, from the coding sequence ATGGATAGTAAAGAATGGAAAATAGTTTTTTTAAATCGTAAAGCAGAAGATGAGTTTCATCAGCTTCCCAGTGAGATGAAGGCCCATTATTGGCATATCGTATCTTTGATAAAAGAATTTGGTCCACATAATGTAGGTATGCCGCATATTAAGCTAATAGTAAAGAAAATATGGGAAATACGAGTTAGAGGGAAAGATGGTATAGCACGAGTATTATATACAACTATAGTGAATAGGAAATTGGTTATTTTGCGAGTATTTATTAAAAAAACGCAAAAAACTCCGGATGCAGAGATTAGAATAGCATTAAAAAGATTAAAAGAGGTGGAAGAATGA